The following proteins are co-located in the uncultured Draconibacterium sp. genome:
- a CDS encoding nucleoside hydrolase-like domain-containing protein, with protein sequence MKIIRSTLSLVLALMLTCTVYAGQSSKPRVIVMTDGEIDDHCAMVRFLLYSNDMDIAAIIETNSVFQQKGWSSQKWIDKQIDAYAQVYPNLKVHDSAYPTPDYLKAHLYVGDEDPSHLAVSQKTIQRVPGMENMINPAKWEDTPGSDRIVKVLLEDDPRPVYIQAWGGGNTAARAFYKLKSQYPNDYERAVSKAVMYGIWYQDGAGDYIEEFHPGVTMLISYFFSGTWDYGSQPYTRQFVTDNLHNNHGALGAMYKQKYISEGDSPAFLYSLANGLRSYEHPTYGGWGGRFYKVPGKANVYRDVDKASYMRWVEYANRDFEARLKWCVAPKYEDANHKPVINIIGGLDRIVKSGELVEIEAKISDPDPVDYDALWEKWGPILEQHGQDKSIMPVFAKNQPKYSSLWWQYKEAGTYNGMVELSGQFQDRIHFVAPEVTEPSTIHLILEVKDGGFPSLTAFARVIITVVPSKH encoded by the coding sequence ATGAAAATAATTAGAAGTACTTTAAGTCTGGTATTGGCATTAATGCTTACATGTACTGTTTATGCGGGTCAATCCTCAAAACCGCGTGTTATTGTAATGACCGACGGTGAAATTGATGATCATTGTGCCATGGTAAGGTTTCTGCTTTATAGTAATGACATGGACATTGCAGCCATCATCGAAACCAACTCCGTCTTTCAGCAAAAAGGCTGGAGTTCTCAAAAGTGGATCGACAAGCAAATTGATGCCTATGCGCAGGTATATCCTAACCTGAAGGTTCATGATTCTGCTTATCCTACGCCCGACTATTTAAAGGCTCACCTATATGTTGGCGATGAAGACCCAAGCCATCTGGCTGTTAGCCAAAAAACCATTCAGCGCGTTCCAGGAATGGAAAACATGATCAATCCGGCAAAGTGGGAAGATACTCCCGGTTCTGACAGGATTGTGAAAGTTTTGTTGGAAGACGACCCGCGACCTGTTTATATTCAGGCATGGGGGGGCGGCAACACCGCGGCAAGAGCGTTTTACAAATTAAAAAGCCAGTATCCGAATGACTATGAACGGGCTGTTTCAAAGGCTGTGATGTATGGTATTTGGTATCAGGACGGAGCAGGTGATTATATTGAAGAGTTTCATCCCGGTGTTACCATGTTAATTTCTTACTTCTTTAGCGGTACATGGGATTATGGTAGCCAGCCTTATACAAGACAGTTTGTTACCGATAATTTGCATAACAACCATGGTGCATTAGGGGCGATGTACAAACAAAAATACATTAGCGAGGGAGACTCACCGGCATTTTTGTACTCGCTTGCTAATGGTTTAAGAAGCTATGAACACCCAACTTATGGCGGCTGGGGCGGTCGCTTTTATAAAGTACCCGGTAAAGCAAACGTATATCGCGATGTTGATAAAGCCTCTTACATGAGATGGGTTGAATATGCAAACCGTGATTTTGAAGCCCGATTGAAATGGTGTGTAGCTCCAAAATACGAGGATGCAAACCATAAGCCGGTCATCAATATAATTGGTGGTTTGGATCGAATTGTGAAGTCGGGAGAATTGGTAGAGATTGAAGCAAAAATTAGTGACCCCGACCCGGTCGATTATGATGCCTTGTGGGAGAAATGGGGACCCATTCTGGAACAACACGGGCAGGATAAATCAATCATGCCTGTATTTGCAAAGAATCAACCCAAGTACAGTTCATTATGGTGGCAATATAAAGAAGCCGGGACATATAATGGCATGGTTGAACTTTCCGGTCAGTTTCAGGACAGGATACATTTTGTTGCACCGGAAGTTACCGAACCTTCTACCATTCATTTAATACTTGAGGTAAAAGATGGAGGTTTTCCGAGCTTAACAGCTTTTGCGAGGGTGATTATTACGGTAGTGCCAAGTAAACATTAA
- a CDS encoding family 43 glycosylhydrolase, giving the protein MKNLLLALGVLVVNIVSAQNPFITHMYTADPSARVFNDTLYVYPSHDQDTATLFTMEDWHVFSTTDLKHWTDHGVAFSLNDISWAKSQAWAPDCIERNGKYYFYYPVESSKIGVAVADNPVGPFKDPLDSALIHINTKGVVCNRDFIDPCPFIDDDGQAYLYMGQLAVNVIKLNKDMISYDGKVHLPEGAKGFFEAIWMHKYNGKYYLSYSSTTGQIEYCMSDNPLGPFEYKGVILERMNSGTNHHSIVEYKGQWYLFYHNSDLYFKNHPEESPKFGWVKGSVHPFRRSICFDKLYYNEDGTIQQVKPTK; this is encoded by the coding sequence ATGAAGAATCTTTTATTAGCCTTAGGCGTACTGGTAGTTAACATTGTTTCTGCTCAAAATCCCTTTATTACGCACATGTACACCGCCGACCCTTCGGCAAGGGTTTTTAATGATACCCTGTATGTTTATCCTTCCCACGATCAGGATACGGCTACCCTTTTTACCATGGAGGACTGGCATGTGTTTTCAACCACTGATTTAAAGCACTGGACTGACCATGGAGTGGCATTTTCATTGAATGATATCAGTTGGGCGAAATCGCAGGCATGGGCACCCGACTGTATTGAACGTAACGGAAAATACTATTTTTACTATCCGGTGGAATCCAGCAAGATAGGTGTGGCGGTAGCTGATAACCCCGTAGGGCCGTTTAAGGATCCGCTTGACTCGGCATTGATTCATATAAATACGAAAGGGGTAGTTTGTAATCGCGATTTTATTGATCCCTGTCCATTTATCGACGATGATGGTCAAGCGTACTTGTACATGGGACAGTTAGCCGTTAATGTAATTAAGCTGAATAAAGATATGATATCTTATGACGGTAAAGTTCATTTACCGGAAGGCGCTAAAGGATTTTTTGAAGCTATCTGGATGCATAAATATAACGGTAAATACTACTTGTCATACTCATCTACTACGGGACAAATTGAATATTGCATGAGCGATAATCCGTTGGGACCTTTTGAGTACAAAGGAGTTATTCTGGAACGAATGAACAGTGGGACTAACCACCATTCAATAGTGGAGTATAAAGGGCAATGGTATCTGTTTTATCATAATTCAGACCTGTACTTCAAAAATCATCCTGAAGAGTCCCCGAAATTTGGCTGGGTCAAAGGTAGTGTCCATCCTTTCCGCAGGTCTATTTGCTTCGATAAATTGTATTACAACGAAGATGGAACCATTCAGCAAGTAAAGCCAACCAAATAA
- a CDS encoding glycosyl hydrolase, whose translation MKDTEIENLSNEFQNPPNSARPRVWWHWMNGNVTKDGIRKDLEWMHRVGIGGFQNFDAGMATPQVVEKKLTFMTPEWKNAFRFATQLADSLGLEMAIAGSPGWSESGGPWVAAKDGMKKLVWSEIRVKSDNAFNGVLPQPYKTTGHFQNLKTEDINTLALRNRQLPEYYRDIAVVAYPLPVKDVSLETLKPKISSSGGNFTLEQLTDGDLATTCLLPKDSIKGYAWIQFEFQKPVTIKALTVVGGGIREEYGNVPPPNKRSLEISDDGVSFRLADSIPLGGVEQQTMTIPPATAKYFRINFKNPELSGMARIIKKYGGKVKEPAGTNIAEIVLHTAARINHAEEKAGFAATPDLEQYPTPVSSEEFVDEKNVIDLTNKMKADGSLSWTPPIAGREWKIMRFGYSLTGKQNHPASPEATGLEVDKMDAEAVRNYFVNYLNQYKDATGGLMGKKGLQYVITDSYEAGQGTWTAKMTEEFQKRRGYSLLPWMPVLTGQVIQSTEASEQFLWDWRLTISELIAENHYDQLTDILQEYGMHRYSESHENGRVYLVDGMDVKRTAEIPMSAMWMEGSSGSSLNMAQADIRESASVAHIYGQNMVAAESFTVNGIGGKAWAYSPENIKPTADLELANGLNRFIIHTSVHQPVDDKIPGLGLAQFGQWFTRHETWAEQAKPWINYLARSSYMLQQGKFVADIVYYYGEDNNITGLFGNQPPPIPQGYNYDFINPHALINLLEVKKGKLVTPSGMVYQMLVLDKNSKRMSLPVLRKLALLADKGAVIVGERPQLKAGREGDEAEFQKLVSDIWDSGRQNIHEELEMGDVLTSLNIGPDFTYKATDSNPELLYVHRKLADTDIYWINSRSDHDESVTLTFRVSGKKPELWNPETGKREDVSYTMNDVLTEVPLQLSPHDAVFVVFNQPVKETSVSLPVTDKKEIVKIEGAWDVSFQPGRGAPATSVFDNLISYTEHPDDGIKYFSGTATYTKEINVPENDITGDGKLILDLGDVKNLAEVTVNGIDLGVVWKKPFELDVTSALKAGNNKLEIKVTNLWVNRLIGDMQPDAKEKIAHSAWPFYRANSPLQTSGLLGSVKLFSIK comes from the coding sequence ATGAAGGATACTGAAATAGAGAATCTTTCTAATGAATTTCAAAATCCTCCTAATTCTGCCCGTCCACGTGTATGGTGGCATTGGATGAATGGCAATGTTACAAAGGATGGCATTCGAAAAGATTTGGAATGGATGCATCGTGTAGGGATTGGGGGCTTTCAGAATTTTGATGCGGGTATGGCTACACCCCAGGTAGTTGAAAAAAAACTGACCTTTATGACCCCTGAGTGGAAGAATGCTTTCAGATTCGCCACACAACTGGCTGATTCTCTTGGGCTGGAGATGGCCATTGCCGGTTCTCCGGGTTGGAGCGAAAGCGGTGGCCCCTGGGTAGCTGCCAAAGACGGAATGAAAAAGTTGGTGTGGTCAGAAATCAGGGTTAAAAGCGATAACGCTTTTAATGGTGTTTTGCCGCAACCGTATAAGACTACGGGGCACTTTCAGAACCTGAAAACAGAAGACATCAACACCCTTGCCCTGAGAAATAGGCAACTTCCTGAATATTACAGGGATATTGCTGTTGTTGCTTACCCCCTTCCTGTAAAAGATGTATCCTTAGAAACGTTAAAGCCCAAAATATCTTCAAGCGGAGGGAACTTCACCTTGGAACAATTAACTGATGGTGATTTGGCAACCACCTGCCTGTTACCCAAGGATTCGATAAAAGGTTATGCCTGGATACAATTTGAATTTCAGAAACCTGTAACCATCAAGGCATTGACTGTTGTAGGGGGAGGCATCAGAGAAGAATATGGGAATGTACCTCCTCCCAATAAAAGAAGTTTAGAAATAAGCGATGACGGCGTTTCCTTTCGCCTTGCAGATTCAATTCCACTTGGCGGAGTGGAGCAGCAGACCATGACAATACCACCGGCCACCGCAAAATATTTCAGGATTAATTTTAAGAACCCTGAGCTTTCAGGTATGGCTCGGATCATAAAAAAGTACGGAGGCAAAGTTAAAGAACCGGCTGGAACCAATATTGCGGAAATCGTACTTCATACGGCTGCCCGTATTAATCATGCCGAAGAAAAAGCCGGCTTTGCTGCCACTCCTGATCTCGAACAGTACCCAACGCCTGTTTCATCGGAAGAGTTTGTTGATGAAAAGAATGTTATCGACCTTACAAATAAAATGAAAGCCGATGGCTCTTTATCCTGGACACCTCCAATAGCTGGCAGGGAATGGAAAATTATGCGCTTTGGTTATTCGCTCACGGGCAAACAAAACCATCCCGCTTCGCCCGAAGCTACCGGTTTGGAAGTAGATAAAATGGATGCAGAGGCAGTAAGGAATTATTTTGTGAACTACCTGAACCAATACAAAGACGCAACTGGTGGTTTGATGGGGAAAAAGGGACTGCAATATGTAATTACAGACAGTTATGAAGCCGGTCAGGGAACATGGACTGCTAAGATGACAGAAGAGTTCCAAAAACGCAGAGGATATTCTCTTCTTCCCTGGATGCCTGTACTGACGGGGCAGGTGATACAAAGCACCGAAGCAAGTGAGCAATTTCTATGGGATTGGCGTCTTACCATTTCCGAACTGATTGCCGAAAACCACTATGATCAGTTAACCGACATCTTGCAAGAGTACGGAATGCATCGTTACTCCGAATCACACGAGAACGGGAGGGTGTACCTTGTGGACGGGATGGACGTTAAGAGAACAGCAGAGATACCCATGTCTGCCATGTGGATGGAAGGTTCGAGTGGTTCTTCTTTAAATATGGCGCAGGCCGATATTCGCGAGTCTGCATCGGTAGCGCATATTTACGGGCAGAATATGGTGGCTGCCGAATCTTTCACTGTAAATGGTATTGGAGGAAAGGCCTGGGCTTATTCTCCGGAAAACATTAAACCAACAGCCGACCTGGAATTGGCAAATGGCCTAAACCGGTTTATAATTCACACTTCCGTACACCAGCCTGTTGATGATAAGATTCCCGGTTTGGGATTAGCACAATTTGGCCAGTGGTTTACGCGGCACGAAACATGGGCAGAACAGGCTAAACCATGGATAAATTACCTTGCCCGTAGTAGTTACATGCTACAACAAGGGAAGTTTGTTGCCGACATTGTATATTACTACGGCGAAGATAATAACATTACCGGTTTGTTTGGAAACCAACCACCCCCTATTCCGCAAGGTTACAATTATGATTTTATAAACCCTCACGCACTCATAAACCTGCTTGAGGTAAAAAAAGGCAAACTGGTAACCCCTAGTGGGATGGTTTACCAAATGCTTGTTTTGGATAAAAATTCAAAACGAATGTCGCTCCCAGTTTTACGAAAGCTTGCTTTACTGGCGGATAAAGGAGCGGTTATCGTGGGCGAGCGGCCACAATTAAAGGCAGGACGTGAGGGAGACGAGGCAGAGTTCCAAAAGCTTGTAAGCGACATATGGGATTCCGGGAGGCAAAATATTCATGAAGAATTGGAAATGGGTGATGTTTTAACATCATTAAATATAGGGCCCGATTTTACCTACAAGGCAACCGATAGTAATCCTGAATTGCTTTATGTTCACCGAAAACTTGCAGATACCGATATTTACTGGATAAACAGTAGAAGCGACCATGATGAAAGTGTGACCCTGACTTTCAGGGTAAGTGGTAAAAAACCTGAACTATGGAATCCTGAAACAGGAAAGCGGGAAGATGTTTCCTATACCATGAACGATGTGCTTACCGAAGTTCCTTTACAGCTTTCTCCGCATGATGCAGTTTTTGTGGTGTTTAATCAACCTGTTAAAGAAACAAGCGTAAGCCTGCCGGTTACAGATAAAAAAGAAATAGTAAAGATTGAAGGTGCGTGGGATGTATCATTTCAGCCCGGACGAGGAGCGCCTGCAACATCTGTATTTGATAATCTGATTTCGTACACCGAACATCCTGATGACGGAATAAAATACTTTTCAGGAACTGCCACCTACACTAAAGAAATCAATGTACCGGAAAACGATATTACAGGGGACGGAAAGTTAATTCTTGACCTTGGGGATGTGAAAAATTTAGCTGAAGTAACAGTTAATGGTATCGATTTGGGCGTGGTCTGGAAAAAACCTTTTGAGCTTGATGTTACTTCTGCACTAAAAGCCGGCAATAACAAATTGGAGATAAAGGTAACTAACCTCTGGGTAAACCGATTGATTGGCGATATGCAACCCGATGCAAAAGAAAAAATCGCTCACTCGGCTTGGCCATTTTACAGGGCAAATTCGCCTTTGCAGACTTCGGGCTTGCTTGGTTCAGTGAAACTGTTTTCAATTAAATAA
- a CDS encoding DUF4982 domain-containing protein, translating to MNYKITQKLFFVLIVMFISDTMVFGQLRTVTELTENWKFQKGQNDQAYKVSFDDGFWQMVTVPHDWAIYGPFDESNDKYAQQIHENMEKDAATVTGRTGALPFIGEAWYRNSFKLPKSYHKEQKVILAFDGVMSEPKVYLNGQKVGEWNYGYNYFYFDITDLVKQGEENLLAVNCINYEQQSRWYPGAGIYRKVQLIVKNENSIDHWGVSITTPVVSAELSKVNIKTKVSESDLSLVTQIYNPKGQLVATDTTTNCIAQEFEQNIRVPNPLLWSPENPELYTAVTKLYNEQGLSDEVKTIFGIRSITYGSEGFRLNGELRKFKGVCLHHDLGPLGTAVNIAALRRQLTILKDMGVDAIRTTHNMPAMELLELCDEMGFMVMAEAFDEWKEPKMKNGYHRFFDTDAEKDIINMVHATRNHPCIVMWSTGNEVPDQKTTAGPKVARYLQDIFHREDPTRPVTAGMNQIEATMKNGFATLLDVAGLNYRTEKYTEAHEMLSQGFLLGAETASTISSRGIYKFPVEKRVYFRKIDTEKDADHQCSSYDLSHLIWSNLPEKDFALQDDNPWTIGQFVWTGFDYLGEPSPFQNTWPARSSYFGIVDLAGLPKDRYYLYRSQWNKMQSTLHILPHWTWPGREGETTPVFVYTSYDSAELFVNGKSQGVQHKNDSTLQNRYRLMWMDVKYEPGTLKVVAFDKDGKPAEERQVVTAGEPYRIVLKPDRTVLNADGEDLSFVTVSVVDKNGIPCPTASNRLNFKVTGAGTYRAACNGDATSLEVFHEPTMKLFSGKLVVVVKSTKEAGSIELNVQGKGLKGTTVNLESTITNNLKNEKK from the coding sequence ATGAATTATAAAATAACTCAAAAGCTATTTTTTGTTCTGATAGTAATGTTTATATCAGACACAATGGTGTTTGGTCAGTTGCGAACTGTAACTGAACTAACAGAAAACTGGAAATTTCAAAAAGGGCAAAACGATCAGGCTTATAAAGTAAGCTTTGACGATGGTTTCTGGCAAATGGTTACTGTTCCCCACGATTGGGCTATTTATGGACCTTTTGACGAGAGTAACGACAAATATGCGCAGCAAATTCATGAAAACATGGAGAAAGATGCAGCCACCGTTACCGGCAGAACAGGGGCATTACCATTTATAGGGGAAGCGTGGTATCGGAACTCGTTCAAACTGCCAAAGTCATATCATAAAGAGCAAAAAGTAATTCTTGCTTTTGATGGGGTCATGAGTGAACCAAAAGTTTATCTCAATGGGCAGAAAGTAGGAGAATGGAACTATGGTTACAACTATTTTTATTTTGACATAACCGACTTGGTTAAGCAAGGTGAGGAAAATCTGTTGGCAGTAAACTGCATCAATTATGAACAACAGTCCCGCTGGTATCCCGGAGCCGGTATTTATCGTAAGGTGCAATTGATTGTTAAAAATGAAAATAGTATTGATCATTGGGGAGTTTCTATCACAACCCCGGTAGTAAGTGCCGAATTAAGCAAGGTTAACATAAAAACAAAAGTATCGGAAAGTGATTTATCGCTTGTTACACAAATATACAATCCCAAAGGGCAGCTTGTTGCTACAGACACAACAACTAACTGTATCGCTCAGGAATTTGAGCAGAACATCCGGGTGCCAAATCCATTGCTATGGAGTCCTGAAAATCCTGAATTATACACCGCAGTAACGAAACTGTACAATGAGCAGGGACTTTCCGATGAAGTAAAAACAATCTTTGGAATTCGCTCGATAACTTACGGGTCAGAAGGTTTCAGATTGAATGGAGAGTTAAGAAAATTCAAAGGAGTTTGTTTGCACCATGACCTGGGACCACTGGGAACAGCCGTGAATATAGCCGCTTTGAGAAGACAGTTAACTATTCTGAAAGATATGGGCGTTGATGCCATTCGAACCACTCATAATATGCCTGCTATGGAATTATTGGAACTCTGCGATGAAATGGGCTTTATGGTCATGGCTGAAGCATTTGATGAATGGAAAGAACCTAAGATGAAAAATGGTTATCACCGGTTTTTTGATACGGATGCAGAGAAAGACATTATCAATATGGTACACGCTACCCGTAATCATCCTTGCATCGTAATGTGGAGCACCGGTAACGAAGTGCCCGATCAGAAAACTACGGCAGGACCTAAAGTTGCCCGCTATTTGCAGGATATCTTTCATCGCGAAGACCCCACAAGACCGGTTACCGCAGGGATGAACCAGATTGAAGCAACCATGAAAAATGGATTTGCAACACTGCTTGATGTGGCAGGGCTGAATTACCGGACTGAAAAATATACCGAAGCCCATGAAATGCTTTCACAGGGTTTTCTGTTAGGCGCAGAAACTGCATCTACAATTAGTTCCCGGGGAATTTATAAGTTTCCTGTCGAAAAAAGGGTTTACTTTCGGAAAATAGATACTGAAAAAGATGCCGACCATCAATGTTCATCCTATGATTTGAGCCATCTTATCTGGTCAAATTTGCCCGAAAAAGATTTTGCCCTTCAGGATGACAATCCGTGGACTATCGGTCAGTTTGTTTGGACCGGTTTTGATTACCTTGGCGAACCTTCACCTTTTCAAAACACATGGCCTGCACGTAGTTCTTACTTTGGCATAGTTGATTTGGCCGGATTGCCCAAAGACCGTTACTATTTGTACCGCAGCCAGTGGAATAAAATGCAGTCAACATTACACATCCTTCCACATTGGACTTGGCCCGGTCGGGAAGGTGAAACAACGCCTGTTTTTGTGTACACCAGCTATGATAGTGCCGAACTGTTTGTAAATGGCAAAAGTCAGGGAGTACAGCATAAAAATGATTCAACCCTGCAAAACCGTTACCGCTTAATGTGGATGGATGTTAAGTACGAACCGGGAACTTTAAAAGTAGTTGCTTTTGATAAGGACGGCAAACCTGCAGAAGAGCGGCAGGTGGTAACAGCCGGAGAACCCTACCGGATTGTTCTAAAGCCTGACCGGACTGTCTTAAATGCAGATGGAGAAGACCTGTCGTTTGTAACGGTATCCGTAGTCGATAAAAACGGAATCCCTTGTCCGACAGCATCAAACCGTTTAAATTTTAAAGTTACAGGAGCAGGTACTTATAGGGCCGCATGTAACGGAGATGCTACTTCGCTCGAAGTGTTCCACGAACCAACAATGAAATTATTTAGCGGAAAATTAGTGGTGGTTGTCAAATCAACCAAAGAAGCCGGAAGCATTGAACTCAATGTCCAGGGTAAAGGGCTAAAAGGGACTACAGTAAATCTCGAATCAACAATTACAAACAATTTAAAAAATGAAAAAAAATGA
- a CDS encoding alpha-L-rhamnosidase C-terminal domain-containing protein, which produces MRRFRLNIKRFSSVFLGALMFSIAGGQPNNEDILHKEWRAKWISAPGLNPTEYGVYYFRKKIDLDIIPKSFPVHVSADNRYKLFVNEKLVSLGPAKGDLQHWNFETIDLAPYLQAGKNVVAAKVWNEGKFRTEGHLSLRTAFIMQGGTKEAEVLNTNESWKCIQDKSYSPIPVIMNTFYVAGPGERINMAEQVKGWSTISLEDEDWNNSEPLFNGMPKNISGYFGMLDSWLLMPSPLPQMEMKEQRLLRLRKAESVKVPASFPSSQTKITIPANTNTTLLLDQTFLTNAYPTLIFSGGKNGIITLGYQEALFTEYPEKGNRNEVEGKILIGRLDSIISDGSENQIFTPMNYRTYRYVELKIATKESPLVLEDIYGTFVGYPFQFNAKLESNNDELQKMLEIGWRSARLCAMDTYMDCPYYEQLQYIGDGRIQALVSLYNSGDDRLMRNALNQMYYSQQPEGVTASRHPSFTPQYISTFSLWYIAMLHDYMMYENNPEFVKEKLQSTRNVLEFFKRYQSEDGSLKNVPYWNFTDWVYTDGWVEGIPPMGKDGSSAVLDLQLLWAYQVAADLENWMGIKELAAEYENKAAQLKKTIKEKYWDESRQLYADRPEKDLFSQHANTLAILNRIVSKEEAHRIAATLLSDTTLAPASIYFKFYLHQALTLAGYGNDYLSWLDKWRENIAMGLTTWAETSEINETRSDCHAWGSSPNIEFFRIVLGIDSDAPGFSKVKIEPHLGDIKEIGGEIPHPAGKIKVHYSVKEKKLKAIIDLPSNTSGVFVWEGKAYDLKAGLNTISI; this is translated from the coding sequence ATGAGAAGATTCAGATTGAATATAAAACGATTTAGCAGTGTATTTCTTGGTGCTCTAATGTTTAGTATAGCAGGTGGACAGCCAAATAATGAGGATATTTTACATAAAGAATGGAGGGCTAAATGGATTTCAGCTCCGGGGTTAAACCCGACCGAATATGGAGTGTACTATTTCAGAAAAAAAATTGATTTAGATATTATCCCAAAATCTTTTCCGGTTCACGTTTCTGCCGATAACAGATACAAACTATTTGTCAATGAAAAACTGGTTTCGTTGGGACCTGCAAAAGGTGATTTGCAACATTGGAATTTTGAGACAATAGATTTGGCACCCTATCTGCAAGCAGGTAAAAATGTGGTTGCTGCTAAGGTCTGGAATGAAGGGAAATTCCGCACAGAAGGACATCTGTCATTAAGAACTGCATTTATTATGCAAGGAGGCACAAAAGAAGCAGAGGTACTAAACACCAACGAGTCATGGAAATGTATTCAGGACAAAAGTTACAGCCCAATCCCTGTAATTATGAATACCTTTTATGTAGCGGGGCCCGGCGAACGAATTAATATGGCAGAACAAGTTAAAGGCTGGAGCACTATTTCTCTTGAAGATGAGGATTGGAATAATTCAGAACCTCTTTTTAACGGAATGCCGAAAAATATATCCGGATATTTTGGCATGCTTGACAGTTGGCTGCTGATGCCCTCCCCATTGCCTCAAATGGAAATGAAAGAACAGCGGTTGTTAAGGCTTCGAAAGGCAGAAAGCGTTAAAGTTCCTGCTTCTTTTCCTTCTTCCCAAACAAAAATTACAATTCCGGCCAATACGAATACGACCCTGCTACTCGACCAAACATTTCTTACAAATGCATATCCAACACTAATATTTAGTGGGGGAAAAAATGGAATTATAACCTTAGGTTATCAAGAAGCTTTGTTTACAGAGTATCCCGAAAAAGGAAACAGAAATGAAGTGGAAGGAAAAATTTTGATTGGGCGTCTTGATAGTATCATTTCTGATGGTTCGGAGAATCAGATTTTTACGCCTATGAATTACAGGACATACCGCTATGTTGAATTAAAAATTGCGACCAAAGAGTCGCCGCTTGTTTTAGAAGATATTTATGGAACATTTGTCGGCTATCCTTTTCAATTCAATGCCAAATTAGAGTCAAACAATGATGAACTTCAAAAGATGTTGGAAATTGGGTGGCGTTCAGCACGCTTATGTGCAATGGATACCTATATGGATTGTCCCTACTATGAGCAGTTACAATATATCGGCGACGGGCGAATTCAAGCATTAGTTTCTTTGTACAATAGTGGAGACGACCGTTTGATGCGTAATGCTCTGAATCAGATGTATTATTCGCAACAACCCGAAGGTGTTACTGCCAGCCGTCATCCTTCTTTTACTCCGCAATATATTTCAACTTTTTCTTTATGGTACATTGCCATGCTACATGATTATATGATGTATGAAAACAACCCGGAGTTTGTTAAAGAAAAGCTGCAAAGTACAAGAAATGTTTTGGAATTTTTTAAACGATATCAAAGTGAAGATGGCAGTCTGAAAAATGTTCCTTACTGGAATTTTACCGATTGGGTTTATACCGATGGTTGGGTTGAAGGCATTCCGCCAATGGGAAAGGACGGTAGCTCCGCAGTTCTGGATTTACAGCTGTTATGGGCCTATCAGGTAGCAGCTGATTTGGAAAACTGGATGGGAATAAAAGAATTGGCGGCTGAATATGAAAATAAAGCTGCACAACTTAAAAAAACAATCAAAGAAAAATATTGGGATGAAAGCCGTCAGCTTTATGCCGACCGTCCTGAAAAAGATTTGTTCTCACAACATGCAAATACGCTGGCAATTCTTAACCGAATAGTAAGTAAGGAAGAAGCGCATCGTATCGCAGCAACACTTTTGTCTGATACCACCTTGGCACCTGCCTCCATCTATTTCAAATTTTACCTTCATCAGGCATTGACCTTAGCAGGTTACGGAAATGATTACTTGAGTTGGCTCGACAAATGGCGGGAGAATATAGCTATGGGCTTAACGACCTGGGCTGAAACTTCAGAAATAAATGAAACACGTTCAGATTGCCACGCTTGGGGTTCGAGTCCGAACATTGAGTTTTTCAGAATTGTACTCGGCATTGATAGCGATGCCCCGGGGTTTTCGAAAGTAAAAATAGAGCCGCATTTGGGCGATATAAAAGAAATTGGAGGTGAAATACCACACCCTGCCGGGAAGATAAAAGTGCACTATTCAGTTAAGGAAAAGAAATTGAAAGCAATCATTGATTTGCCTTCAAATACATCCGGTGTTTTTGTATGGGAAGGGAAAGCCTATGATTTAAAAGCGGGGTTGAATACTATAAGTATATAA